A portion of the Halogeometricum sp. S1BR25-6 genome contains these proteins:
- a CDS encoding sugar phosphate isomerase/epimerase family protein, which produces MSTEYAVGVQTVVFQHRTLDELLSDLAETGIDTVDLWDGHLSVDDDEATVAAAEDALESAGVSVCGYGVVDVEDPESVRDHVAFADRLGASYLAVNYPPDRDDVTEALVEAAEEFGVDVAIHNYSSVHHDDLSTVFSSIDDVRAVLDRYDDPRLGVCVDTGHFLVEDVDPESVIRELGDRIVAVHLKDTTEAEIEDVPGAGRLDLPSLVALLDEHADLTAPLVIEYELPEDRAVAALREAEANVRAAMR; this is translated from the coding sequence ATGAGCACCGAGTACGCCGTCGGCGTGCAGACCGTCGTCTTCCAACACCGGACGCTCGACGAACTCCTGTCGGACCTCGCGGAGACGGGCATCGACACCGTCGACCTCTGGGACGGCCACCTCTCGGTCGACGACGACGAGGCGACGGTCGCGGCCGCAGAGGACGCCCTCGAATCGGCCGGCGTCTCCGTCTGCGGGTACGGCGTCGTCGACGTCGAGGACCCCGAGTCGGTCCGCGACCACGTCGCGTTCGCGGACCGACTCGGCGCGTCGTACCTCGCGGTCAACTACCCGCCGGACCGCGACGACGTGACGGAGGCGCTCGTCGAGGCGGCCGAGGAGTTCGGCGTCGACGTGGCCATCCACAACTACTCGTCGGTCCACCACGACGACCTCTCGACGGTCTTCTCCTCCATCGACGACGTGCGGGCGGTGTTGGACCGCTACGACGACCCGCGACTCGGCGTCTGCGTCGACACCGGCCACTTCCTCGTCGAGGACGTCGACCCCGAGAGCGTGATTCGAGAACTCGGCGACCGCATCGTCGCGGTCCACCTGAAGGACACCACCGAGGCGGAGATAGAAGACGTACCGGGGGCGGGACGGTTGGACCTCCCCTCGCTCGTCGCGCTACTGGACGAGCACGCCGACCTGACCGCGCCGCTCGTCATCGAGTACGAACTGCCCGAAGACCGGGCGGTTGCGGCGCTCCGGGAGGCCGAGGCGAACGTCAGAGCGGCGATGCGGTGA
- a CDS encoding ABC transporter ATP-binding protein codes for MRTDVTDEADAAPSAPALDGGSMWRLYAEYGRDNVENAVIGAVMTLFARATGLVPPLVLGLAIDAILLGTRPFGFPLVPDSRLPTVPDGQVWFTVGVLLAATLLGGAASWLQNYGWNRFAQNIQHALRVDAYERLQLQDRAFFDHSRTGELLSVLNNDVNQLESFLTDGVSSALRLVALVVGVGLVLAALNPWLALVSMAAVPLLAVFTLLFVRRVQPKYARMRRSVGELNARLENNVGGIEVIKTEHTEGYELDRVREASRSYYDANWDAIKTRITFFPGLTVVSGLSFALTFAVGALWVLNGPPAFLSGTLSPGEFVTFMLYTQQFIWPLAQFGQIVNNYQRAKASSDRVYGLLHAERAVTERPDAVVFDGIAGRIDYEGVTFGYETGYDEEAVAAADAENAGDADATPDSNPNPPAPVLRDVSFSVEPGHTVGVVGPTGSGKSTLVKLLVRLYDPDEGVVRVDGRDVRDATLSSLRRAVGYVSQEPFLFYGTVRENIAYGTFDATDEDVARAADRAAAREFVENLPDGYDTLVGERGVKLSGGQRQRIALARTFLKEPAILVLDEATSHVDTETEALIRRSLDKFGADRTTVAIAHRLSTVKDADEILVLEAGRIVERGTHGELLAEDGLYANLWRVQAGDIDSLPESFFEAAVARRAALESDGGE; via the coding sequence GTGAGGACTGACGTGACGGACGAGGCGGACGCCGCTCCCTCCGCACCCGCCCTCGACGGCGGGTCGATGTGGCGGTTGTACGCCGAGTACGGCCGCGACAACGTCGAAAACGCGGTCATCGGCGCGGTGATGACGCTGTTCGCCCGAGCGACGGGGCTCGTCCCGCCGCTCGTCTTGGGGCTGGCTATCGACGCCATCCTGCTGGGGACGCGCCCGTTCGGGTTCCCCCTGGTCCCCGACTCGCGGCTCCCGACGGTGCCCGACGGACAGGTGTGGTTCACCGTCGGCGTGCTCCTGGCGGCGACGCTCCTCGGCGGCGCGGCGTCGTGGCTCCAGAACTACGGCTGGAACCGGTTCGCGCAGAACATCCAGCACGCCCTCCGCGTCGACGCCTACGAGCGACTGCAACTGCAGGACCGCGCGTTCTTCGACCACTCGCGGACCGGCGAACTGCTGTCGGTGCTGAACAACGACGTGAACCAACTGGAGTCGTTTCTGACCGACGGCGTGAGTTCGGCGCTCCGACTCGTCGCCCTCGTCGTCGGCGTCGGCCTCGTGTTGGCCGCCCTGAACCCGTGGCTGGCGCTGGTGTCGATGGCTGCGGTGCCGCTCCTGGCCGTCTTCACGCTCCTGTTCGTCCGGCGAGTTCAGCCGAAGTACGCCCGGATGCGGCGGAGCGTGGGCGAGTTGAACGCCCGACTGGAGAACAACGTCGGCGGTATCGAGGTGATAAAGACCGAGCACACCGAGGGGTACGAACTCGACCGCGTCCGCGAGGCGTCCCGTTCGTACTACGACGCCAACTGGGACGCCATCAAGACGCGCATCACGTTCTTCCCCGGCCTCACGGTCGTCTCGGGGCTGAGTTTCGCGCTGACCTTCGCCGTCGGCGCGCTGTGGGTGCTCAACGGGCCGCCGGCGTTCCTCTCGGGCACCCTCTCGCCCGGCGAGTTCGTCACGTTCATGCTGTACACCCAGCAGTTCATCTGGCCGCTCGCGCAGTTCGGGCAGATAGTCAACAACTACCAGCGCGCGAAGGCGTCGAGCGACCGCGTGTACGGCCTGCTCCACGCCGAGCGTGCGGTGACGGAGCGACCGGACGCCGTCGTCTTTGACGGCATCGCGGGCCGCATCGACTACGAGGGCGTGACGTTCGGCTACGAGACGGGGTACGACGAGGAGGCGGTGGCCGCAGCGGACGCGGAGAACGCGGGGGACGCGGACGCGACGCCGGACTCGAATCCGAACCCCCCGGCGCCGGTCCTCCGCGACGTCTCCTTCTCGGTCGAACCGGGCCACACCGTCGGCGTCGTCGGCCCGACGGGTAGCGGGAAATCGACGCTCGTGAAACTGCTCGTCCGCCTGTACGACCCCGACGAGGGCGTCGTCCGGGTCGACGGCCGGGACGTGCGCGACGCGACGCTGTCGAGTCTGCGCCGGGCGGTCGGCTACGTCTCCCAGGAGCCGTTCCTGTTCTACGGCACCGTCCGCGAGAACATCGCCTACGGGACGTTCGACGCCACCGACGAAGACGTCGCCCGGGCGGCCGACCGAGCGGCGGCCCGCGAGTTCGTCGAGAACCTGCCCGACGGTTACGACACGCTGGTCGGCGAACGGGGCGTGAAGCTCTCGGGCGGCCAGCGCCAGCGAATCGCCCTCGCGCGGACGTTCCTGAAAGAGCCCGCTATCCTCGTGTTGGACGAGGCGACGAGCCACGTCGACACCGAGACGGAGGCGCTCATCCGCCGCAGTCTCGACAAGTTCGGGGCCGACCGGACCACCGTCGCCATCGCGCACCGCCTCTCGACGGTGAAGGACGCCGACGAGATTCTCGTCCTCGAAGCCGGGCGAATCGTCGAGCGCGGAACCCACGGGGAACTGCTCGCCGAGGACGGCCTCTACGCCAACCTCTGGCGCGTGCAGGCCGGCGACATCGACTCGCTGCCCGAGTCGTTCTTCGAGGCGGCCGTCGCGCGGCGGGCGGCGCTGGAGAGCGACGGCGGCGAGTGA
- a CDS encoding pyridoxamine 5'-phosphate oxidase family protein → MTDDVPDEVEELLTSEPLMAHLATCRDGRPHVAPVWFRYEDGVVELVTTGTKLRNLRENPRVSLSVQKDEGGRARWAVTLLGTAEIVEDEAETRTATREINRKYGAEEDAWSENVLVRVDVGTATHSTYD, encoded by the coding sequence ATGACCGACGACGTGCCCGACGAGGTGGAGGAACTGCTGACGAGCGAACCCCTGATGGCGCACCTGGCGACGTGCCGCGACGGCCGACCCCACGTCGCGCCCGTTTGGTTCCGCTACGAGGACGGCGTCGTGGAACTCGTCACCACGGGGACGAAACTGCGGAACCTTCGTGAGAATCCTCGCGTCTCCCTGTCGGTACAGAAGGACGAGGGCGGACGCGCCCGGTGGGCGGTGACGCTCCTCGGGACCGCCGAGATAGTCGAGGACGAGGCCGAGACGCGAACGGCGACGCGGGAGATAAATCGGAAGTACGGCGCCGAGGAGGACGCGTGGTCGGAGAACGTCCTCGTCCGCGTCGACGTCGGAACCGCGACGCACAGCACGTACGACTGA
- a CDS encoding helix-hairpin-helix domain-containing protein, with protein MGDDEEAESGMYAVTRSGLTVGCENFKAIDGGVLLFADVKRKRVSGFVPREELKYVLSADATTRTGESVWDAGGREDSEVRSVSPSSAESGSADEDESGDEDGFRSELTVLGGLGDTYAERLHGGGIDSLSAMRGADAARVAAAAGVSESRANRWIDAANERDEGASSERQANAETSAEDEADTA; from the coding sequence ATGGGAGACGACGAGGAGGCCGAATCCGGGATGTACGCCGTCACGAGGTCCGGTCTGACGGTCGGCTGTGAGAACTTCAAAGCGATAGACGGAGGCGTCCTCCTCTTCGCGGACGTCAAGCGAAAGCGCGTCTCGGGGTTCGTCCCGCGCGAGGAACTGAAGTACGTCCTCTCCGCCGACGCGACGACGCGGACGGGCGAGAGCGTCTGGGACGCCGGAGGTCGGGAGGACTCGGAGGTGCGGTCGGTGTCGCCGTCGTCCGCAGAGTCGGGGTCGGCCGACGAGGACGAGAGCGGGGACGAGGACGGCTTCCGGAGCGAACTGACCGTGCTCGGCGGTCTCGGAGATACGTACGCCGAGCGACTCCACGGAGGGGGTATCGACTCGCTGTCGGCGATGCGCGGCGCCGACGCCGCGCGCGTGGCGGCCGCGGCGGGCGTCTCCGAGAGCAGGGCGAACCGATGGATAGACGCCGCGAACGAACGGGACGAGGGGGCGAGTTCGGAGCGACAGGCCAACGCGGAGACGTCGGCGGAGGACGAGGCCGACACCGCCTGA
- a CDS encoding NAD-dependent epimerase/dehydratase family protein, protein MDVLLVGGTGLISTGITRQLVASGHDVTTVTRGETDAEIPDEVREIHADRTDYEAFERRMRDLDPAPDAVIDMVCFSEADAESAVRAFEGRVDRFVFCSTIDVYHRPPPSNPVDETAPRNPPVSDYAAEKIAAEDVFFAADGDAFDATVLRPWSTYGEGGTLLHTFGTDSSYVSRIREGRPIVVHGDGTSLWGMCHRDDVARAFVGAVEADAGTVAGEAYNVTSEETMTWNQYHRRVAEALDAPDPDLVHVPTNVLRVVAPDRTEMLRDHFRYSTVFDNAKAKRDLEFEYTVDFRTGAKRTVEWLDERDEVDALGEREFEDRLATAWRESTDEFVAAFDAERA, encoded by the coding sequence ATGGACGTACTTCTCGTCGGCGGCACCGGTCTCATCAGCACGGGAATCACGCGACAACTCGTCGCGTCGGGTCACGACGTGACGACGGTTACCCGCGGCGAGACGGACGCCGAGATTCCGGACGAGGTCCGGGAGATTCACGCGGACCGAACGGACTACGAGGCGTTCGAGCGCCGGATGCGCGACCTCGACCCCGCGCCCGACGCGGTCATCGACATGGTCTGCTTCTCGGAGGCCGACGCCGAGAGCGCCGTCCGCGCGTTCGAGGGGCGGGTCGACCGCTTCGTCTTCTGTTCGACCATCGACGTCTACCACCGGCCGCCGCCGTCGAACCCCGTCGACGAGACGGCGCCGCGGAACCCGCCCGTCAGCGACTACGCCGCCGAAAAGATAGCCGCCGAGGACGTGTTCTTCGCGGCCGACGGCGACGCCTTCGACGCGACGGTTCTCCGACCGTGGAGCACCTACGGCGAGGGCGGGACGCTCCTGCACACGTTCGGGACCGACTCCTCGTACGTCTCCAGAATCCGCGAGGGGCGACCCATCGTCGTCCACGGCGACGGCACCTCGCTGTGGGGGATGTGCCACCGCGACGACGTGGCCCGCGCGTTCGTCGGGGCCGTCGAGGCCGACGCCGGGACGGTGGCCGGCGAGGCGTACAACGTCACCAGCGAGGAGACGATGACGTGGAACCAGTACCACCGGCGCGTGGCCGAGGCCCTCGACGCGCCCGACCCGGACCTCGTCCACGTCCCGACGAACGTGCTCCGGGTCGTCGCGCCCGACCGCACCGAGATGCTCCGCGACCACTTCCGCTACAGCACCGTCTTCGACAACGCGAAGGCGAAACGCGACCTCGAATTCGAGTACACCGTCGATTTCCGAACGGGCGCGAAGCGGACGGTCGAGTGGTTGGACGAACGCGACGAGGTCGACGCCCTCGGAGAACGGGAGTTCGAGGACCGACTCGCGACGGCGTGGCGCGAGTCGACCGACGAGTTCGTCGCGGCGTTCGACGCCGAACGGGCCTGA
- the msrB gene encoding peptide-methionine (R)-S-oxide reductase MsrB has translation MSHQGSDAPTSDDEWRERLTDEEYEILRERGTEPKFSGEHLDRDEDGVYRCAGCGAELFEAETKYDSGCGWPAFFAANDDAVETETDTRHGMRRIEVTCKNCDGHLGHVFDDGPDPTGKRYCINSVALDFDPEE, from the coding sequence ATGTCTCACCAGGGTTCGGACGCTCCGACGAGCGACGACGAGTGGCGCGAGCGACTCACCGACGAGGAGTACGAGATTCTCCGCGAACGCGGGACGGAACCCAAATTCAGCGGCGAGCACCTCGACCGCGACGAGGACGGCGTCTACCGCTGTGCGGGGTGCGGCGCCGAACTGTTCGAGGCCGAGACGAAGTACGACTCCGGGTGCGGGTGGCCCGCCTTCTTCGCCGCGAACGACGACGCCGTCGAGACGGAGACGGACACCCGTCACGGGATGCGCCGCATCGAGGTCACCTGCAAGAACTGCGACGGCCACCTCGGCCACGTCTTCGACGACGGCCCCGACCCGACCGGCAAGCGCTACTGCATCAACTCCGTCGCCCTCGACTTCGACCCCGAGGAGTGA
- a CDS encoding RAD55 family ATPase: protein MRIPSGVSGFDHLIQGGFLPGRLYVLSGPPGSGKTTFTAQFVAEGLRNGENCMYITMHETREELVSDMSSYDFGFETLTSSDQFRFINLASQKGKHILNQFSGSGNTSGVQSLTDKIVAFVNSRKVDRLVIDSTMLLQLLFTGDDQEMTRFLTALKQGDATTLLISEMTDPSSYSDEHFLAHGVIFFHNYLEATGMTRGIQVVKMRGTNIDCDIRSLTFTDEGLSVDPMDHVDF from the coding sequence ATGCGGATTCCGAGTGGGGTCAGCGGTTTCGATCACCTCATCCAGGGGGGGTTCCTCCCCGGTCGACTCTACGTGCTGTCGGGTCCTCCGGGAAGTGGGAAGACGACGTTCACGGCCCAGTTCGTCGCCGAGGGGCTACGTAATGGAGAGAACTGTATGTATATCACGATGCACGAGACGCGCGAGGAACTCGTCAGCGACATGTCGAGCTACGACTTCGGCTTCGAGACGCTCACCTCGTCGGACCAGTTCCGGTTCATCAATCTCGCCAGTCAGAAGGGAAAGCACATCCTGAATCAGTTCTCCGGGAGCGGGAATACCTCGGGCGTGCAGAGCCTGACGGACAAAATCGTCGCGTTCGTGAACTCGCGGAAGGTCGACCGCCTCGTCATCGACTCGACGATGTTGCTCCAACTGCTGTTCACCGGGGACGACCAGGAGATGACGCGGTTTCTGACCGCGCTGAAACAGGGGGACGCGACGACGCTTCTCATCTCCGAGATGACCGACCCGAGTTCCTACTCCGACGAGCACTTCCTCGCGCACGGCGTCATCTTCTTCCACAACTACCTCGAAGCGACGGGGATGACGCGGGGGATTCAGGTGGTGAAGATGCGCGGAACCAACATCGACTGCGACATCCGGTCGCTGACGTTCACGGACGAGGGGTTGAGCGTGGACCCGATGGACCACGTGGACTTCTGA
- a CDS encoding aldo/keto reductase — protein sequence MDERRTVDDVDRVGDAAVPAVGLGTMGLDTAAEARAVTTALEMGYRHVDTAQIYGNEAVVGDAVAAGDVPREDVFLATKVWADELAHDDVLSSARESLERLGTEYVDLLYVHRPIDAYDPETTLAAFDRLREEGLIRNVGVSNFTVEELATARDHLDAPIAAHQTEYHPLFARPELLDDARDHGEAVVAYSPLAGGLVSEVEEVVAVAEKHDTTPHAVSLAWARAKGCAVVPKASSESHLRANLAAATTLELDDEDVVRIDGIDRERELFPE from the coding sequence ATGGACGAACGCCGAACGGTCGACGACGTCGACAGAGTGGGGGACGCCGCCGTCCCCGCCGTCGGACTCGGGACGATGGGTCTCGACACCGCCGCGGAGGCCCGCGCGGTCACGACGGCGCTGGAGATGGGCTACCGCCACGTCGACACCGCGCAGATATACGGGAACGAAGCGGTCGTCGGCGACGCCGTGGCCGCCGGGGACGTACCGCGCGAGGACGTCTTCCTCGCGACGAAGGTGTGGGCCGACGAACTCGCGCACGACGACGTGCTCTCCAGCGCGCGGGAGAGTCTGGAGCGACTGGGCACGGAGTACGTCGACCTGCTGTACGTCCACCGCCCCATCGACGCCTACGACCCCGAGACGACGCTCGCGGCGTTCGACCGCCTGCGCGAGGAGGGACTGATTCGCAACGTCGGCGTGAGCAACTTCACCGTCGAGGAACTCGCGACGGCGCGCGACCACCTCGACGCGCCGATAGCCGCCCACCAGACGGAGTATCACCCGCTGTTCGCCCGACCGGAACTGCTCGACGACGCGCGAGACCACGGCGAAGCGGTCGTCGCCTACTCGCCGCTGGCCGGCGGTCTCGTCTCGGAGGTGGAGGAGGTGGTCGCGGTCGCCGAAAAACACGACACCACGCCCCACGCCGTCTCGTTGGCGTGGGCGCGTGCGAAGGGGTGCGCCGTCGTCCCGAAGGCGAGTTCGGAGTCGCACCTCCGCGCCAACCTCGCGGCGGCGACGACGCTCGAACTCGACGACGAAGACGTGGTCCGAATCGACGGTATCGACCGCGAGCGAGAGCTGTTTCCGGAGTGA
- a CDS encoding NAD(P)/FAD-dependent oxidoreductase, translating to MTTRVGIVGAGAAGAGAAYALRGADAEVTILEKSRGVGGRAATRRKNDCRYDHGANYVKDGDERTDSLLRELGDEGLVDVEKPVWIFEGDGEIREGDDDEAHKWTWTEGITQLAKRLLARTDAEVRKGTRVERIAREGAGDGTDSETWTVTDTDGETHGPFDVLLLTPPAPQTTALLEATEWDDERLGTLTDAVAEVEYRTIRTFVLDYDFRESYPWYGAVNVDDDHEVGWLSREECKDGHVPDGESLLVAQMAPDWSAERYDDPLDEAGADAAELVADLLGDERYADPEWVDDQGWRYALPEGGVDDDAVRSAEGAGLFFAGDWTVGEGRVHRALWNSHDVGERIGEGAGGADEN from the coding sequence ATGACCACCCGCGTCGGCATCGTCGGCGCGGGCGCCGCGGGCGCCGGGGCGGCGTACGCCCTCCGCGGGGCGGACGCCGAAGTGACGATACTGGAGAAGAGCCGCGGCGTCGGCGGGCGCGCGGCGACGCGGAGAAAGAACGACTGCCGCTACGACCACGGCGCCAACTACGTCAAAGACGGCGACGAGCGAACCGACTCGCTGCTCCGCGAACTCGGCGACGAGGGGTTAGTCGACGTCGAAAAGCCGGTCTGGATATTCGAGGGCGACGGCGAGATACGCGAGGGCGACGACGACGAGGCCCACAAGTGGACGTGGACCGAGGGAATCACCCAGTTGGCCAAGCGCCTCCTCGCCCGGACGGACGCCGAGGTGCGAAAGGGGACGCGCGTCGAGCGAATCGCCCGCGAGGGAGCGGGAGACGGGACTGACTCGGAGACGTGGACCGTCACCGACACCGACGGGGAGACGCACGGCCCGTTCGACGTCCTCCTCCTGACGCCGCCCGCGCCGCAGACGACCGCCCTCCTGGAGGCGACAGAGTGGGACGACGAGCGACTCGGGACGCTGACCGACGCCGTCGCCGAGGTGGAGTACCGCACCATCCGCACGTTCGTGCTGGACTACGACTTCCGCGAGTCGTACCCGTGGTACGGCGCCGTCAACGTCGACGACGACCACGAGGTGGGGTGGCTCTCCCGCGAGGAGTGCAAGGACGGACACGTCCCCGACGGGGAGAGCCTGCTGGTCGCACAGATGGCGCCCGACTGGTCGGCCGAGCGCTACGACGACCCCCTCGACGAGGCGGGCGCGGACGCCGCGGAACTGGTCGCGGACCTCCTGGGCGACGAACGGTACGCCGACCCCGAGTGGGTCGACGACCAGGGCTGGCGCTACGCCCTCCCGGAGGGCGGCGTCGACGATGACGCGGTCCGGAGCGCCGAGGGCGCCGGCCTCTTCTTCGCCGGCGACTGGACAGTCGGCGAGGGCCGCGTCCACCGGGCGCTCTGGAACAGTCACGACGTCGGCGAGCGAATCGGGGAGGGCGCCGGCGGCGCGGACGAGAACTGA
- a CDS encoding Rieske (2Fe-2S) protein produces MSSTDRFREVVPVAELEREGRVQTTVDGRSLALFHHEGEVRVVDNRCPHMGFPLSEGSVEDGVLTCHWHHARFELSCGDTFDPWADDVRTFPVEVRDGSVYVDPHPEPDDPPAEHWAARLEDGMEQNLRLVVAKSAIGLVDAGVSADEITEQGVRFGARYRESGWGPGLTILAAMRNVLPDLGDEDCKRALYQGLVHVGDDCAGEPPRFDQEPFDTDDVPFARLKGWFRENVEVRDSDGAERVLRTAIENGADDARLAEMLAAAATDHRYLDTGHTLDFVNKACEALDRIGWEHAEAVLPSLVDGLATATRAEETSSWRQPVDLAATLEETFADLDSLVAEGSESHWSPPDDFTETLLSEDPDVVISALEDAIRAGASVEELASEVAFAAATRVARFATVNEFSDWNTVHHTFTYANAVHQLARRTGSTDLYRGVFDAAVNVYLDRFLNTPPAPLPDPASDRDADPETHLDALLGTFDAEGEVNEAGARAAHFLDCGGDVAVLRERLGEALLREDADFHTYQALEAGFAQADLREDPEQVRTLLVAVARYLGAHFPTRREREQTFTIAARLQRGEKLHVDGGGGGETE; encoded by the coding sequence ATGAGTTCGACAGACCGATTCCGCGAAGTCGTCCCCGTAGCCGAACTCGAACGCGAGGGACGGGTACAGACCACCGTGGACGGCCGTTCGCTCGCCCTCTTCCACCACGAGGGGGAGGTGCGCGTCGTCGACAACCGCTGTCCCCACATGGGATTCCCGCTGTCGGAGGGGAGCGTCGAGGACGGCGTCCTCACCTGCCACTGGCACCACGCCCGCTTCGAACTGTCGTGCGGCGATACGTTCGACCCGTGGGCAGACGACGTGCGGACGTTCCCAGTCGAGGTGCGCGACGGGAGCGTCTACGTCGACCCCCACCCCGAACCGGACGACCCGCCCGCCGAGCACTGGGCCGCGCGACTGGAGGACGGGATGGAGCAGAACCTCCGCCTCGTCGTCGCCAAGTCCGCCATCGGCCTCGTCGACGCCGGCGTCTCCGCCGACGAGATAACGGAGCAGGGGGTGCGCTTCGGCGCGCGCTACCGCGAGAGCGGGTGGGGACCGGGGCTCACCATCCTCGCGGCGATGCGGAACGTCCTCCCCGACTTGGGAGACGAGGACTGCAAGCGGGCGCTGTATCAGGGGCTCGTCCACGTCGGCGACGACTGCGCGGGCGAACCGCCGCGGTTCGACCAGGAACCGTTCGACACCGACGACGTTCCGTTCGCCCGCCTGAAGGGATGGTTCCGCGAGAACGTCGAGGTGCGCGACTCGGACGGCGCGGAGCGGGTGCTCCGAACGGCAATCGAGAACGGCGCCGACGACGCCCGCCTCGCGGAGATGCTGGCCGCGGCCGCGACGGACCACCGCTATCTCGACACGGGGCACACGCTCGACTTCGTGAACAAAGCGTGCGAGGCGCTGGACCGCATCGGCTGGGAGCACGCCGAGGCGGTCCTGCCGAGTCTGGTCGACGGACTGGCGACGGCGACGCGCGCCGAGGAGACGTCCTCGTGGCGGCAACCGGTCGACCTCGCGGCGACGCTGGAGGAGACGTTCGCGGACCTCGACTCGCTGGTCGCGGAGGGTTCGGAGTCGCACTGGTCACCCCCCGACGACTTCACCGAGACGCTGCTCTCCGAGGACCCCGACGTCGTCATCTCGGCGCTCGAAGACGCGATTCGCGCCGGGGCGTCCGTCGAGGAACTGGCGTCGGAAGTCGCGTTCGCGGCGGCGACGCGCGTCGCGCGGTTCGCCACCGTCAACGAGTTCTCCGACTGGAACACGGTCCACCACACGTTCACCTACGCGAACGCCGTCCACCAGCTAGCTCGAAGAACGGGGTCGACCGACCTCTACCGCGGGGTGTTCGACGCCGCCGTCAACGTCTACCTCGACCGCTTCCTCAACACGCCGCCCGCGCCGCTCCCCGACCCGGCGTCCGACCGGGACGCCGACCCCGAGACCCACCTCGACGCACTCCTCGGGACGTTCGACGCGGAAGGCGAGGTGAACGAGGCCGGCGCACGCGCCGCGCACTTCCTCGACTGCGGCGGCGACGTCGCCGTCCTCCGCGAGCGACTCGGTGAGGCGCTGCTCCGGGAGGACGCCGACTTCCACACCTACCAGGCGCTCGAAGCCGGATTCGCCCAGGCGGACCTCCGGGAGGACCCCGAACAGGTCAGAACGCTCCTCGTCGCCGTCGCGCGCTACCTCGGCGCGCACTTCCCGACGCGCCGGGAACGCGAGCAGACGTTCACTATCGCCGCGCGATTACAGCGTGGCGAGAAACTCCACGTCGACGGCGGGGGTGGCGGGGAGACCGAGTAG
- a CDS encoding PHP domain-containing protein, with product MSLTVRIDPHVHSEASYDADDPVELILEQAAEIGLDAVVITDHDVVHESVRAAELAPMYGLVGIPGVEVSTADGHLLCLGVREMPPRRAPMKETVEWVRDRGGVAIVPHPFQRSRHGVRKKHLRGVDPDAIEVYNSWLFTGWKNRRARRFAKGRGYPGVAGSDAHKVGYVGRAYTEIDIPDATRTGLSEDVILDAIRGGSTRVEGRRTPIPTSARHYAGAGVRKSGYFAKRGALKSGSLAKTGAAQMARTLYRVSPFTR from the coding sequence GTGTCCCTCACCGTCCGTATCGACCCCCACGTCCACTCGGAAGCGTCGTACGACGCGGACGACCCCGTGGAGCTGATACTGGAGCAGGCCGCCGAAATCGGCCTCGACGCCGTGGTCATCACCGACCACGACGTCGTCCACGAGTCGGTCCGCGCGGCCGAGTTGGCCCCCATGTACGGCCTCGTCGGCATCCCCGGCGTCGAAGTCTCCACCGCGGACGGCCACCTTCTCTGTCTCGGCGTCCGGGAGATGCCGCCGCGGCGCGCGCCGATGAAGGAGACGGTCGAGTGGGTGCGCGACCGCGGCGGCGTCGCCATCGTCCCGCACCCGTTCCAGCGGAGTCGCCACGGTGTTCGGAAGAAGCACCTGCGCGGCGTCGACCCCGACGCCATCGAGGTGTACAACTCGTGGCTGTTCACGGGGTGGAAGAACCGCCGCGCGCGCCGGTTCGCGAAGGGTCGCGGCTACCCCGGCGTCGCCGGGAGCGACGCGCACAAGGTGGGGTACGTCGGGCGCGCCTACACCGAGATAGACATCCCGGACGCCACCCGCACCGGTCTCTCCGAGGACGTCATCCTCGACGCCATCCGCGGCGGGTCCACCCGCGTCGAGGGACGTCGGACGCCCATCCCGACCAGCGCGCGCCACTACGCCGGTGCGGGCGTCCGTAAGAGCGGCTACTTCGCCAAGCGGGGCGCGCTCAAGAGCGGGTCGCTCGCGAAGACGGGCGCCGCGCAGATGGCGCGGACGCTCTACCGCGTCTCGCCGTTCACCCGGTAG